Proteins co-encoded in one Sediminispirochaeta bajacaliforniensis DSM 16054 genomic window:
- a CDS encoding FeoA family protein, translating to MKKTLSQYRQGDIVTITRLNGSGRLKNRLMELGFRRGETISIIRYAPLKDPVEILVAGCNVSLRVEEADMIEVEPAKDQYIHAAEGECAGSL from the coding sequence ATGAAGAAAACGCTCAGTCAATATCGCCAGGGAGACATCGTCACTATAACAAGATTAAACGGAAGCGGAAGGCTCAAAAATAGACTCATGGAATTGGGCTTCCGCCGAGGTGAAACGATATCAATTATCAGATACGCCCCCCTAAAAGATCCGGTTGAAATTTTGGTTGCGGGATGTAATGTTTCGCTGCGAGTCGAAGAAGCAGATATGATAGAAGTTGAGCCGGCGAAAGATCAGTACATACATGCAGCCGAAGGCGAATGTGCGGGGAGCCTTTGA
- a CDS encoding DUF1007 family protein, which translates to MKLEKRHLPLFLFVFTLLMPCALFAHPHMFIDSKTTLEFDEAGVKGFWVEWLFDQFFTAQILLDYDRNMDKNFSADEISAIEAGAFSNLANYHYFISVTTGEAQVDIKKVSNFSAFMKDDRLGYTFFVPMAIPTNNDKKPVKFRISIFDDTFFCDIAWMEKDSVIVRAPGVFSVDWKILRNKNAPIIYDPTGGTARRDGVNYSGTVYPEELYIEVSK; encoded by the coding sequence ATGAAATTAGAAAAGCGGCATCTTCCTTTGTTCCTCTTTGTGTTCACGCTTCTCATGCCCTGTGCCCTATTTGCCCATCCACATATGTTCATCGACAGTAAAACCACCCTTGAATTCGACGAGGCAGGTGTGAAGGGCTTCTGGGTCGAATGGCTTTTCGATCAGTTTTTTACGGCTCAAATTCTTCTTGATTACGATCGTAATATGGACAAGAATTTTTCAGCAGATGAAATTTCAGCCATTGAGGCCGGAGCCTTCAGCAATCTGGCCAACTACCATTACTTTATTAGCGTCACTACCGGAGAAGCTCAAGTCGATATTAAAAAGGTCTCCAATTTCAGCGCCTTTATGAAGGATGATCGCCTTGGCTATACCTTTTTTGTCCCTATGGCTATTCCCACAAACAATGATAAGAAGCCCGTAAAGTTTCGGATTTCCATCTTCGACGATACCTTTTTTTGTGATATTGCATGGATGGAAAAGGACTCCGTTATCGTCCGTGCTCCCGGCGTTTTTTCCGTTGATTGGAAAATTCTGCGGAATAAAAACGCACCAATCATCTACGATCCGACCGGAGGTACGGCAAGAAGAGATGGGGTCAATTATTCAGGAACCGTTTATCCCGAAGAGCTATATATTGAGGTATCGAAATAG
- a CDS encoding nickel/cobalt transporter, whose translation MNTRNRYVLFLFVFIFVTNSWGQQVNPFTATQKAPAESEQNSQPQKAVESGTLQTLSSLQKRLNAALSDTMKQLKDHPSAAVMALTMLIAFGYGFIHALGPGHRKTIIAALFASGRYRKRDALAAGMGFAFLHAGSAVAIVGLLYLLSSGPISAGMDEIGFALEKGSFLLLVAIGLWIMISAIRELMAKEDKSAKKGVTVITIIGSGLIPCPGAALILSFALVYDIVPYGIAAVLCMSVGMGTALSIIAVAAKIIGASLIKLGERSKRTDRIHSVLEFAGGVVITTFALFMLT comes from the coding sequence ATGAATACCCGAAATCGGTATGTTCTATTCCTTTTTGTTTTTATTTTCGTCACAAATAGCTGGGGACAACAAGTAAATCCCTTTACTGCGACGCAAAAAGCTCCTGCAGAATCGGAGCAAAACTCGCAACCACAAAAGGCGGTGGAGAGCGGAACACTGCAAACCCTGTCGTCGCTGCAGAAACGGTTGAATGCCGCATTGTCCGACACCATGAAGCAGCTGAAAGATCACCCATCGGCCGCCGTTATGGCCCTTACCATGCTTATAGCCTTCGGCTATGGCTTTATTCACGCCTTGGGTCCAGGGCACAGAAAGACCATTATAGCGGCTCTTTTTGCTTCGGGACGTTATAGAAAACGAGATGCCCTGGCAGCGGGTATGGGGTTTGCCTTTCTCCATGCAGGCAGCGCCGTCGCCATCGTCGGGCTTCTCTACCTCCTTTCCTCCGGGCCAATTTCGGCGGGAATGGACGAGATAGGATTTGCCCTTGAAAAAGGAAGTTTTCTGTTGCTGGTTGCTATCGGTCTCTGGATCATGATATCGGCAATAAGAGAATTAATGGCAAAAGAGGACAAATCAGCAAAAAAGGGGGTGACGGTAATTACCATCATAGGCTCGGGCCTCATTCCCTGTCCCGGAGCAGCGTTAATTCTTTCTTTCGCCCTTGTCTACGACATCGTTCCCTACGGTATTGCCGCCGTACTTTGTATGTCGGTCGGTATGGGAACGGCATTAAGCATCATTGCAGTTGCAGCAAAGATCATAGGAGCATCTTTGATCAAACTAGGTGAAAGATCAAAGAGGACCGACCGAATTCATTCGGTCCTCGAGTTTGCAGGAGGTGTGGTAATAACAACCTTTGCTCTGTTCATGCTGACATGA
- the feoB gene encoding ferrous iron transport protein B, with protein sequence MSSFRFALTGNPNSGKTSIFNAATGANQKVGNWGGVTVDVKEGNIRRGSDRITLIDIPGTYSLSAYTMEELVAREVIIKGDADVIINVLDSTNLERNLYLGVQVMEMGRPMVLAFNMSDELKRSGTVIDTEALSRLFGIPIRFTVGRNGEGVRELLDEAVRVAKGKHPATRQVSVNYGKEIEAAIESLAGLVEKSSFNLRGISPRWYALKLLERDDEILRKVRQSVPADSSDDNVIFKELESRSKEIEQLYREDAATIISERRYGFIIGALNETVNKPKANRINISEKIDDVLTNRFLAYPIFAFFMWILFQTTFGLGAYPMAWIESGITTLGNWIGMTMAPGVIRDLLTDGVIAGVGGVLVFLPNILILFLGISILEDTGYMARIAFIMDKVMHRIGLHGKSFIPLVMGVGCSVPAIMAARTLESKKDRILTILIAPLITCSARLPVYILFTGAFFPNIAGNVIFILYFLSFLFAFGMGWLFRKTIFRGEEYPFVMELPPYRIPTFRSALIHMWEKAKHYLQKMGGVVLIFSIIIWFLGNYPKQPEMEKQYDRVIAEQQEQGHQEAVQTLQREFKRKQVMQSYIGKAGTFIEPVLAPLGFDWRMDVSLMTGFVAKEVVVSTLGVLFTAGDEEAKEESGTELRDALRDAYSPLIGFAFLIFVMLYTPCIVAFVTLVKEVASWKWSFFSLGYQLTLAWIAAFIVYRGGIILGLG encoded by the coding sequence ATGAGCTCATTTCGTTTTGCTCTGACCGGAAATCCTAACTCGGGAAAAACATCAATCTTTAATGCTGCAACGGGCGCTAATCAAAAGGTTGGGAACTGGGGAGGGGTCACCGTCGACGTCAAAGAGGGGAATATACGACGGGGAAGCGATCGCATTACCTTGATCGATATCCCGGGGACCTACAGCCTGTCTGCCTACACCATGGAGGAACTGGTCGCCAGAGAAGTCATCATCAAGGGCGATGCAGATGTCATCATCAACGTTCTCGATTCAACCAACCTGGAGCGAAACCTCTACCTCGGAGTCCAGGTCATGGAAATGGGCCGCCCCATGGTGTTGGCCTTTAACATGAGTGATGAGTTAAAGCGATCGGGAACGGTCATCGATACCGAAGCCCTCAGCAGACTCTTCGGAATTCCCATTCGCTTTACCGTGGGCCGCAATGGAGAAGGGGTCCGCGAGCTCCTTGACGAAGCGGTCCGGGTCGCAAAGGGAAAGCACCCGGCAACTCGCCAGGTTTCCGTCAACTACGGCAAGGAGATCGAGGCAGCCATCGAAAGCCTTGCCGGACTTGTAGAAAAAAGCTCCTTTAATCTTCGGGGAATAAGCCCGCGTTGGTATGCATTGAAACTACTGGAACGGGACGATGAAATTCTCCGCAAGGTGCGGCAAAGTGTTCCCGCAGATTCTTCCGACGACAATGTTATCTTCAAAGAGCTGGAAAGCCGGAGCAAGGAAATCGAGCAGCTCTACAGAGAAGATGCGGCAACGATCATTAGTGAACGACGTTACGGCTTCATCATCGGAGCACTGAACGAAACCGTCAACAAACCGAAAGCAAATAGGATCAATATCAGTGAAAAGATAGATGATGTTCTCACAAACCGTTTTCTGGCATATCCTATCTTCGCCTTTTTTATGTGGATACTGTTCCAGACAACCTTCGGACTGGGTGCCTATCCCATGGCCTGGATCGAATCGGGGATAACCACATTAGGTAACTGGATCGGTATGACCATGGCACCGGGAGTGATTCGCGATCTGCTGACCGACGGAGTTATTGCAGGGGTCGGCGGCGTTCTTGTGTTTCTTCCGAATATTCTCATCCTCTTTCTTGGAATCTCCATCCTTGAAGACACCGGATACATGGCAAGAATCGCCTTTATCATGGACAAGGTCATGCACAGGATCGGACTTCATGGAAAAAGCTTCATTCCTCTGGTCATGGGAGTGGGCTGCAGTGTACCGGCCATCATGGCAGCCAGAACCCTGGAGTCCAAAAAAGACCGTATCCTAACCATTTTAATTGCCCCCCTGATTACCTGCAGCGCCCGACTTCCGGTTTACATCCTGTTTACTGGTGCCTTTTTTCCAAATATCGCCGGCAATGTGATCTTTATACTCTACTTTTTGAGTTTCCTTTTTGCCTTTGGTATGGGATGGCTTTTTCGAAAGACAATATTCCGCGGCGAAGAATATCCTTTTGTGATGGAACTCCCCCCATATCGAATTCCAACCTTTCGCAGTGCATTGATCCATATGTGGGAAAAAGCAAAGCACTACCTCCAGAAAATGGGAGGTGTTGTGCTGATCTTCTCCATCATCATTTGGTTCCTCGGGAATTACCCGAAGCAGCCCGAAATGGAAAAACAGTACGATAGGGTGATCGCCGAACAGCAGGAACAGGGGCATCAGGAGGCGGTCCAGACTCTACAGCGAGAGTTTAAGCGTAAGCAGGTGATGCAGAGCTATATAGGAAAGGCAGGGACCTTTATCGAGCCGGTGCTCGCCCCCCTCGGTTTTGATTGGCGCATGGATGTCAGTCTCATGACTGGCTTTGTAGCAAAAGAGGTCGTCGTTTCAACCCTCGGTGTCCTTTTTACCGCTGGCGACGAAGAAGCAAAAGAGGAATCGGGAACCGAACTCAGGGATGCACTCAGAGATGCATATTCGCCGTTGATCGGCTTCGCCTTTTTGATTTTCGTCATGCTCTATACGCCCTGTATCGTAGCTTTCGTCACCCTTGTGAAAGAGGTCGCCTCGTGGAAATGGTCGTTTTTTTCTCTTGGATACCAGCTTACCCTCGCCTGGATTGCCGCTTTTATTGTATACCGGGGCGGTATCATCCTTGGCCTGGGATAA
- a CDS encoding sigma-70 family RNA polymerase sigma factor, whose amino-acid sequence MKYGTYSDTVIDSDVDFNDSDPLSLYLKQISAYPLLTKEEELMIGREIQERKQELLELEELLGKGEIERSAYLFRKRTIEAVLRKSRDRMITSNLRLVVSIAKKYQHRGLSFLDLIDEGNIGLIEAVERFDYTKRCKFSTYGTWWIQQSVIKALADKGRTIRIPIHVLNIIRKLFSVTKHLTQELGRDPSSAEIAAYMDLPVEKVESILQYSGETASLDVTVDDENITSLSDLVFSDDYIEPFESVFHVTLKDLLDNILGQLSEREQTIIKLRFGLADRTPLTLEEIGSILGITRERVRQIQNKAIEKLRSIAAIQELEEIV is encoded by the coding sequence ATGAAATACGGTACATACAGCGACACAGTTATCGATTCCGATGTGGATTTCAACGACAGCGATCCTCTCTCCCTCTATTTAAAGCAAATTTCTGCTTATCCACTGTTGACAAAAGAAGAGGAACTGATGATCGGAAGGGAAATCCAAGAAAGAAAACAGGAGTTGCTTGAGCTTGAGGAGCTCTTAGGCAAGGGAGAAATCGAACGGAGTGCCTATCTTTTTCGAAAACGAACGATCGAAGCCGTACTTCGGAAAAGTAGGGATCGAATGATTACCAGCAACCTGCGGCTGGTTGTATCCATCGCTAAAAAGTACCAACATCGTGGTTTGAGCTTTCTCGATTTGATCGACGAAGGAAATATCGGATTGATTGAGGCGGTGGAACGTTTCGATTACACCAAGCGCTGCAAATTTTCCACGTATGGAACCTGGTGGATCCAGCAATCCGTTATCAAGGCGCTTGCGGATAAGGGGCGTACCATTCGTATCCCCATCCATGTTCTCAATATCATTCGCAAGCTTTTCTCGGTTACCAAGCATCTTACCCAGGAGCTCGGTCGCGATCCCTCCTCTGCAGAGATTGCCGCCTATATGGATCTTCCTGTGGAAAAGGTCGAGAGTATCCTTCAGTATTCCGGCGAGACGGCGAGTCTTGATGTGACCGTCGATGATGAAAATATTACAAGCCTTTCCGATCTTGTTTTCAGTGACGATTACATTGAACCTTTCGAGTCTGTCTTTCATGTGACCCTGAAGGATTTGCTTGATAATATCTTGGGTCAGCTCTCCGAGCGTGAGCAGACCATCATTAAGCTGCGTTTCGGGCTTGCCGATCGGACTCCTCTTACTCTTGAGGAGATTGGCTCCATTCTCGGTATTACCCGGGAGAGGGTTCGACAAATCCAGAATAAGGCGATCGAGAAATTACGCAGTATCGCTGCTATACAGGAGCTTGAAGAGATCGTGTAG
- a CDS encoding response regulator, with product MTKKVLVVDDSRAIRQSISFVLEQNGYEVLEASDGVVGLAKLEEGTVELIITDVNMPNMDGITFIKKIRELDAFRFIPILVLTTESQKSVMEDGKAAGATGWIVKPFSTDKLMAAVRRVAG from the coding sequence ATGACGAAGAAGGTACTAGTTGTTGACGACTCTCGGGCCATCCGCCAAAGTATAAGCTTCGTGCTTGAGCAGAACGGGTATGAGGTGCTTGAGGCGAGTGATGGAGTGGTGGGGCTTGCGAAGCTTGAAGAAGGTACGGTTGAGCTTATCATTACCGATGTGAATATGCCGAACATGGATGGTATCACCTTTATTAAAAAGATTCGGGAGTTAGATGCTTTTCGATTCATACCCATCCTGGTGCTGACTACGGAGTCGCAGAAATCCGTTATGGAAGACGGCAAAGCTGCGGGGGCCACCGGTTGGATCGTTAAGCCTTTTTCAACCGATAAACTGATGGCTGCCGTGCGGAGGGTTGCTGGCTGA